A window of the Lactuca sativa cultivar Salinas chromosome 5, Lsat_Salinas_v11, whole genome shotgun sequence genome harbors these coding sequences:
- the LOC111889422 gene encoding secreted RxLR effector protein 161-like has product MLPNKFIKELLESYLSQDDKITLSPLPSKLKSLYRDSSTLPDPTIYRQFVGKLNFLLHTWPDIAFTTQFLSQFNVKRCQVHLDAAIHVLKYLKGTMYQGIFLNNTNNFKIEAFCDSDWAACPSTRRSVSGYFITMGGSPISWKSKKQATISLSSAEAKYRLMRRVCSELAWLSKLLAEFNVSKITPIPLMCDNMAAIHIAKNLAFHERD; this is encoded by the coding sequence ATGCTACCCAACAAGTTCATAAAAGAGTTATTAGAATCTTATTTGTCTCAAGATGACAAAATAACTCTTTCACCGTTACCAAGCAAATTAAAGTCTCTTTATCGTGATTCTTCAACTTTACCTGATCCAACCATATATAGACAATTTGTAGGAAAATTGAATTTTCTTTTGCATACTTGGCCAGATATAGCATTCACTACTCAGTTTCTAAGTCAATTCAACGTTAAGCGTTGCCAAGTTCATCTAGATGCAGCTATTCATGTTCTTAAATACTTAAAAGGGACGATGTATCAAGGCATTTTTCTTAACAACACAAATAACTTCAAGATTGAAGCTTTTTGTGATTCGGATTGGGCTGCTTGCCCATCTACAAGGAGATCTGTTAGTGGCTATTTTATCACAATGGGAGGTAGTCCTATCTCATGGAAGTCGAAAAAGCAAGCAACTATTTCATTGTCATCAGCAGAAGCTAAATACAGATTGATGCGTAGAGTATGTTCTGAACTTGCATGGTTGAGTAAGCTACTTGCAGAGTTCAATGTCTCAAAAATTACTCCTATACCATTGATGTGTGACAACATGGCTGCTATACATATTGCTAAAAATCTTGCTTTTCACGAACGCGATTGA